In Cyanobacterium stanieri LEGE 03274, one genomic interval encodes:
- a CDS encoding transporter substrate-binding domain-containing protein produces MTVFLSAQARATPWQDIESRGRLLVGVSQYDHRPLSFRDDHGNLQGLEVDIIRRLSQELLGNSMAVDLVPLTNTHRLRAVIDGEVDLAIASLTVTRSRLRVVDFSHHYYLSGTALVSSQNSSISPRDTIAVLEGSSAIVLLKQNFPSTQLRGVKSYQEGLSLIQEEKVTAFAGDVTLLTGWVQENPSYYLLPQIYGAYPLAIALPKGLQHQEFRQKVNKIITSLAQEGWLQERIEYWGLPQ; encoded by the coding sequence ATGACTGTGTTTTTGTCGGCACAGGCTAGGGCTACTCCTTGGCAAGACATAGAGAGTAGGGGACGTTTATTGGTGGGAGTTAGCCAATATGATCATCGTCCTTTATCTTTTCGGGATGATCATGGAAATTTACAGGGGTTGGAAGTAGATATTATTCGTCGTCTTAGCCAAGAGTTATTGGGCAATTCTATGGCGGTGGATTTAGTTCCTCTCACCAATACCCATCGCCTTAGGGCGGTAATTGATGGGGAGGTAGATTTGGCGATCGCCTCTCTTACTGTTACCCGTTCTCGGTTACGGGTTGTGGACTTTAGCCACCATTATTATCTTTCTGGTACGGCTTTAGTTAGCTCACAAAATTCCTCCATATCCCCTAGAGATACCATCGCTGTTTTAGAGGGTTCTAGTGCGATCGTTCTTCTCAAGCAAAATTTTCCCTCCACACAACTACGAGGAGTTAAATCTTATCAAGAAGGATTATCATTAATCCAAGAAGAAAAAGTAACCGCTTTTGCAGGAGATGTAACCCTACTCACAGGATGGGTACAAGAGAACCCCTCATATTATCTATTACCCCAAATATATGGAGCGTATCCCTTGGCGATCGCCCTTCCCAAAGGTTTACAACATCAAGAATTTAGACAAAAAGTAAATAAGATAATCACTTCCCTAGCCCAAGAGGGATGGTTACAAGAAAGGATTGAATATTGGGGTTTACCTCAGTAA